From Saccharothrix espanaensis DSM 44229, the proteins below share one genomic window:
- a CDS encoding M55 family metallopeptidase — MRILISADMEGATGVTCTADVVPGTEPWQRFRRLLTGDVNACVAGAFAGGATDVLVNEAHSSQRNVLLEELDTRARLLTGRHKPLSMMQGVDSGVDGVVLLGYHAGAGQEGVLAHTYLENSVTGVWLDGVPASEGRLNAALAREHGVPVLLVTGDDRTCDDARDYAPTAELVAVKDCVSRYAAVCAPPQVTAELITAATESALARAGRGDTTVAPHRVEVEFDATHLAAAAAVVPTVELVSPRRIGFDAASMTLAMQAFKVVTAIAGTAVEGIYG; from the coding sequence ATGAGGATCTTGATCTCCGCCGACATGGAGGGGGCGACGGGAGTCACCTGCACCGCCGACGTCGTGCCCGGCACCGAGCCGTGGCAGCGGTTCCGGCGGCTGCTCACCGGTGACGTGAACGCCTGCGTCGCCGGGGCGTTCGCCGGCGGCGCGACGGACGTCCTGGTCAACGAGGCGCACTCGAGCCAGCGCAACGTCCTGCTCGAAGAGCTGGACACCCGCGCCCGGCTGCTCACCGGCCGCCACAAGCCGCTGTCGATGATGCAGGGCGTCGACTCCGGCGTGGACGGCGTGGTGCTCCTCGGCTACCACGCGGGCGCGGGCCAGGAAGGCGTGCTCGCCCACACCTACCTGGAGAACTCGGTCACCGGCGTGTGGCTCGACGGCGTGCCCGCGAGCGAGGGCCGGCTCAACGCCGCGCTGGCCCGCGAGCACGGCGTGCCCGTGCTGCTGGTCACCGGCGACGACCGCACCTGCGACGACGCCCGCGACTACGCGCCGACCGCCGAACTGGTCGCGGTCAAGGACTGCGTGAGCCGCTACGCCGCGGTGTGCGCGCCGCCGCAGGTCACCGCCGAACTGATCACCGCCGCGACCGAGTCCGCCCTCGCCCGCGCCGGGCGCGGCGACACCACGGTCGCGCCGCACCGCGTCGAGGTCGAGTTCGATGCCACCCACCTCGCGGCGGCTGCCGCCGTGGTGCCTACGGTGGAGCTCGTCAGTCCGCGGCGGATCGGTTTCGACGCCGCGTCCATGACCCTGGCGATGCAGGCGTTCAAGGTCGTCACCGCGATCGCCGGGACGGCGGTGGAGGGCATCTATGGCTGA
- a CDS encoding alpha/beta hydrolase produces the protein MEPTLSRRTALAALATTALLPATALSPATASARDRVRLRLPAPSGPYAVGTTSTHLVDRSRADPYVTDQPYRELMATVTYPARGGGPPAPWLTPGWVEHAETVMQGLMGDLPPGLVDWAGARSYSRFDAHPLPGPVVLVTLGHWFSLGAVRTVMEDLASHGYVVVATDPTYETPVRFPDRLVPVHDAALPPPGAEVTSPAFFAYVRTIYRSRVADARFALDALGAAPGLPEPLRRSLRTGPVGVVGGGTGAGLAALQLAHDDPRVAAAAVGDSAVGWPTPDGTAPITTVVEDGLDGPVLAVLPGAVDRDPLWDRQWTGLRGWRRELEVREGGHAWLTDLQTVLPQVVRGLDLPTDHFAPALGTADPASVLAARRTYLRAFFDLHLRGRDHHLLDAPSPRHRVVRFVR, from the coding sequence GTGGAACCGACCCTCAGCCGCCGCACCGCGCTCGCGGCCCTCGCCACCACCGCCCTGCTGCCGGCGACCGCCTTGTCGCCCGCCACCGCCTCCGCGCGCGACCGCGTCCGCCTGCGGCTGCCCGCGCCGAGCGGCCCGTACGCCGTCGGCACCACCAGCACGCACCTGGTCGACCGCAGCCGGGCCGACCCGTACGTCACCGACCAGCCCTACCGGGAGCTGATGGCCACCGTCACCTATCCCGCGCGCGGCGGCGGCCCGCCCGCGCCGTGGCTCACCCCGGGCTGGGTCGAGCACGCCGAGACCGTGATGCAGGGCCTGATGGGCGACTTACCGCCCGGCCTGGTCGACTGGGCCGGCGCGCGCTCGTACTCCCGGTTCGACGCCCACCCGCTGCCCGGCCCCGTCGTGCTGGTGACCCTCGGCCACTGGTTCAGCCTGGGCGCGGTGCGCACCGTGATGGAAGACCTGGCCAGTCACGGCTACGTCGTGGTAGCGACCGACCCGACCTACGAGACACCGGTCCGGTTCCCCGACCGGCTCGTCCCCGTGCACGACGCCGCCCTCCCGCCGCCCGGCGCGGAGGTCACCAGCCCCGCCTTCTTCGCCTACGTCCGCACCATCTACCGGAGCCGGGTCGCCGACGCCCGGTTCGCGCTCGACGCCCTCGGCGCCGCGCCGGGCCTGCCCGAGCCGCTGCGCCGGTCGCTGCGCACCGGCCCGGTGGGCGTGGTCGGCGGCGGCACCGGCGCGGGCCTGGCCGCGCTGCAACTGGCGCACGACGACCCCAGGGTGGCTGCGGCGGCGGTCGGCGACTCCGCCGTCGGCTGGCCCACCCCCGACGGGACCGCGCCGATCACCACCGTCGTGGAGGACGGGCTGGACGGGCCGGTGCTGGCGGTGCTGCCCGGCGCGGTCGACCGCGACCCGCTGTGGGACCGGCAGTGGACCGGGCTGCGCGGGTGGCGGCGGGAACTGGAGGTGCGCGAGGGCGGGCACGCCTGGCTCACCGACTTGCAGACCGTGCTGCCCCAGGTCGTGCGCGGCCTCGACCTGCCCACCGACCACTTCGCGCCCGCCCTCGGCACCGCCGACCCGGCCTCGGTCCTGGCCGCCCGCCGCACCTACCTCAGGGCGTTCTTCGACCTGCACCTGCGCGGCCGGGACCACCACCTGCTCGACGCGCCGTCACCGCGCCACCGCGTCGTCCGGTTCGTCCGGTGA
- a CDS encoding GNAT family N-acetyltransferase, whose translation MSSDRLLLEPLRVGHAEEMAVVLAAPELYTFTGGEPPTVDDLSRTYARQVRGRSADGGQWWLNWVVRRRDTGHAVGYVQATVDTARPAAELAWVVGTAHQGLGFAQEAAGLVVDALRAAGITRFTAHVHPDHAASAAVARRVGLLLTDTVEDGEQRWESPCRSPPVPHGARHQRSPSRRAAAAIWINTESCSA comes from the coding sequence GTGAGCAGCGACCGCCTCCTCCTCGAACCGCTGCGCGTCGGACACGCCGAGGAGATGGCGGTCGTGCTGGCCGCGCCGGAGCTCTACACGTTCACCGGCGGCGAGCCACCGACCGTGGACGACCTGAGCCGGACCTACGCCCGACAGGTGCGGGGCCGATCCGCCGACGGCGGCCAGTGGTGGCTCAACTGGGTGGTGCGCCGCCGCGACACCGGCCACGCCGTCGGGTACGTCCAGGCCACCGTCGACACCGCACGACCCGCCGCCGAACTCGCGTGGGTCGTCGGCACCGCCCACCAGGGCCTCGGCTTCGCCCAGGAGGCGGCCGGGCTCGTGGTCGACGCGCTGCGCGCCGCCGGCATCACCCGGTTCACCGCCCACGTGCACCCCGACCACGCCGCGTCGGCCGCGGTCGCCCGGCGGGTCGGCCTGCTGCTCACCGACACCGTCGAGGACGGCGAACAGCGGTGGGAGAGCCCCTGCCGTAGTCCTCCCGTTCCGCACGGGGCCCGCCACCAGCGGTCGCCAAGCCGCCGGGCAGCGGCCGCCATTTGGATCAACACTGAGAGCTGTTCGGCCTAA
- a CDS encoding acyl-CoA dehydrogenase family protein: MDFGYDATTEDLRARLLRFMDEFVHPAEPVAAAQLADAADPWARPAVLADLKAEARRQGLWNLFLPDPEHGGGLTNLQYAPLAEITGRSPHLAPEALNCAAPDTGNMEVLAMFGTEEQKRRWLRPLLDGEIRSAFCMTEPDVASSDATTIATRIERDGDHYVINGRKWWSSGAMNPECAVFIVMGKTDPDAERHRQQAMMLVPRDTPGVRVERGMHVFGYTDAAHGGHAEIVFEDVRVPAENLIGGEGEGFAIAQARLGPGRIHHCMRLIGIAERALELMCRRAVARVAFGKPLAHQGVVQEWIAESRVRVEQARLLVLKTAWLMDTVGNKGAHTEIQAIKIGTPLMAEWVLDKAIQAHGAGGVSQDYPLADLWAQARTLRLADGPDEVHRMSLAKRELRKYL; encoded by the coding sequence ATGGACTTCGGCTACGACGCCACCACCGAGGACCTGCGCGCCAGGCTGCTGCGCTTCATGGACGAGTTCGTCCACCCGGCCGAACCCGTGGCCGCCGCGCAGCTCGCCGACGCCGCCGACCCGTGGGCCCGGCCCGCCGTCCTGGCCGACCTCAAGGCCGAGGCCCGCCGCCAGGGCCTGTGGAACCTGTTCCTGCCCGACCCCGAGCACGGCGGCGGCTTGACCAACCTCCAGTACGCGCCGCTGGCCGAGATCACCGGCCGCAGCCCGCACCTGGCCCCCGAGGCGCTCAACTGCGCCGCGCCGGACACCGGCAACATGGAGGTGCTGGCCATGTTCGGCACCGAGGAGCAGAAGCGGCGGTGGCTGCGGCCCCTGCTCGACGGCGAGATCCGCTCGGCGTTCTGCATGACCGAACCCGACGTCGCCTCCTCCGACGCCACCACCATCGCCACCCGGATCGAACGCGACGGCGACCACTACGTGATCAACGGCCGCAAGTGGTGGTCCTCCGGCGCGATGAACCCCGAGTGCGCCGTGTTCATCGTCATGGGCAAGACCGACCCGGACGCCGAACGCCACCGTCAGCAGGCCATGATGCTCGTTCCCCGTGACACGCCGGGCGTGCGCGTCGAGCGCGGGATGCACGTGTTCGGCTACACCGACGCCGCGCACGGTGGCCACGCCGAGATCGTGTTCGAGGACGTGCGGGTGCCCGCCGAGAACCTCATCGGCGGCGAGGGCGAGGGTTTCGCGATCGCCCAGGCACGACTCGGGCCCGGCCGCATCCACCACTGCATGAGGCTGATCGGCATCGCCGAACGCGCCTTGGAGCTGATGTGCCGCCGCGCGGTCGCACGGGTCGCGTTCGGCAAGCCCCTCGCCCACCAGGGCGTGGTCCAGGAGTGGATCGCCGAATCCCGCGTCCGCGTCGAACAGGCCCGGCTGCTGGTGCTCAAGACCGCGTGGCTGATGGACACCGTGGGCAACAAGGGCGCGCACACCGAGATCCAGGCCATCAAGATCGGCACGCCGCTGATGGCCGAGTGGGTGCTGGACAAGGCGATCCAGGCGCACGGCGCGGGCGGCGTCAGCCAGGACTACCCGCTGGCCGACCTGTGGGCGCAGGCCCGCACGCTGCGACTGGCCGACGGGCCCGACGAGGTGCACCGGATGTCGCTGGCCAAGAGGGAGCTGAGGAAGTACCTGTAA
- a CDS encoding phosphotransferase family protein, with the protein MTDRTDPVQPGTGLPGLDLGRLAAHLGTPPLTAELIPGGRSNLTYRLTDGTSRWVLRRPPLGHVLATAHDMAREHRVITALAGSAVPVPATEHLCTDPDVIGAPFYLMQEVPGVALRHRDQCPWLTPDTAAALSARLVDVLADLHAVDPDAVGLGDFGRPDGFLRRQVARWAKQLESSRSRDLPGVDDLRDRLAATVPDTRRAAIVHGDYRLDNVLVTDDPPAISAVLDWEMATLGDPLADLGLLRVYWTGLGLADDPITGTVSALPGFASADDLVERYARRSGADVSGLGWYTAFAYFKLAVILEGIHYRFTTGKTVGAGFDRIGRLTLPLVRQGLAATAGEN; encoded by the coding sequence ATGACCGACCGAACCGACCCCGTCCAGCCCGGCACCGGCCTGCCCGGCCTGGACCTGGGCCGCCTCGCCGCCCACCTCGGCACCCCGCCGCTGACCGCCGAACTCATCCCCGGCGGCCGCTCCAACCTCACCTACCGGCTCACCGACGGCACCTCCCGCTGGGTGCTGCGCCGCCCGCCGCTGGGCCACGTGCTGGCCACCGCGCACGACATGGCCCGCGAGCACCGCGTCATCACCGCGCTGGCCGGCAGCGCCGTGCCGGTGCCCGCGACCGAGCACCTGTGCACCGACCCCGACGTGATCGGCGCGCCGTTCTACCTCATGCAGGAGGTGCCCGGCGTCGCGCTGCGACACCGCGACCAGTGCCCGTGGCTGACCCCCGACACGGCCGCCGCCCTGTCCGCGCGGCTCGTGGACGTGCTGGCCGACCTGCACGCCGTCGACCCGGACGCGGTCGGCCTGGGCGACTTCGGCCGTCCCGACGGGTTCCTGCGCCGCCAGGTCGCCCGGTGGGCCAAGCAGCTGGAGTCCTCCCGCAGCCGCGACCTGCCCGGCGTCGACGACCTGCGCGACCGGCTCGCCGCCACCGTCCCCGACACCCGCCGGGCCGCGATCGTGCACGGCGACTACCGGCTGGACAACGTCCTGGTCACCGACGACCCGCCGGCGATCAGCGCCGTGCTCGACTGGGAGATGGCCACCCTCGGCGACCCGCTGGCCGACCTCGGCCTGCTGCGCGTCTACTGGACCGGGCTCGGCCTGGCCGACGACCCGATCACCGGCACCGTGTCCGCGCTGCCCGGCTTCGCCTCCGCCGACGACCTGGTCGAGCGCTACGCCCGGCGCAGCGGCGCGGACGTCTCCGGACTGGGCTGGTACACCGCGTTCGCCTACTTCAAGCTCGCCGTGATCCTCGAAGGCATCCACTACCGCTTCACCACCGGCAAGACCGTCGGGGCGGGATTCGACCGGATCGGCCGACTCACCCTGCCCCTGGTCCGGCAGGGGCTCGCCGCCACCGCAGGGGAGAACTGA
- a CDS encoding HAD family hydrolase — protein sequence MADPERPIDAVVLDWGGVLTVSVPTFIEDWLHREDIDRERYGTTIRAWMGRDAAPDNPVSRLETGHLPVAEFERLLAAELRTPGGAAIPAHGLLRRMFGAAQTDPAMVDLVRDLRARGLRTVLLSNSWGEGYPEELLLELFDTVVISGRVGLRKPDPKIFAHTLEVIGLPAHRCAFVDDAPANVDAARAVGLHAHRHTDAESTRAVLAALLGAAA from the coding sequence GTGGCGGACCCCGAACGGCCGATCGACGCGGTGGTGCTGGACTGGGGCGGCGTGCTCACCGTCTCCGTGCCCACCTTCATCGAGGACTGGCTGCACCGCGAGGACATCGACCGCGAGCGCTACGGCACGACCATCCGCGCGTGGATGGGCCGCGACGCCGCCCCCGACAACCCGGTTTCCCGGCTGGAGACCGGCCACCTGCCGGTCGCCGAGTTCGAACGCCTGCTGGCCGCCGAGCTGCGCACCCCCGGCGGCGCGGCGATCCCCGCCCACGGCCTGCTGCGCCGCATGTTCGGCGCGGCGCAGACCGACCCGGCGATGGTCGACCTCGTCCGCGACCTGCGCGCCCGCGGCCTGCGCACGGTGCTGCTGTCCAACAGCTGGGGCGAGGGCTACCCCGAGGAACTCCTGCTGGAACTGTTCGACACCGTGGTCATCAGCGGCCGCGTCGGGCTGCGCAAACCCGACCCGAAGATCTTCGCCCACACCCTCGAGGTCATCGGCCTGCCCGCGCACCGCTGCGCGTTCGTCGACGACGCCCCCGCCAACGTCGACGCGGCCCGCGCCGTCGGCCTGCACGCCCACCGGCACACCGACGCCGAGTCCACCCGCGCCGTCCTCGCCGCCCTGCTGGGAGCCGCCGCATGA